One window of the Salvia splendens isolate huo1 unplaced genomic scaffold, SspV2 ctg86, whole genome shotgun sequence genome contains the following:
- the LOC121791638 gene encoding rRNA 2'-O-methyltransferase fibrillarin-like: MGLLSSGIPDTPVARVETPVPTRGGSGSRGGGGRGGGGSRGTGHVGGRTGSGAGIPSGKGSGTGGSGGSGSGSNRGKPYTKDESIAVAKAWDAITLDPVVGTDQAVGSFWRRVMFAYEEFKPDGAERRDP, translated from the coding sequence atgggtctgctcagttctggCATCCCAGATACGCCGGTAGCACGGGTGGAAACGCCAGTTCCGACCCGAGGAGGTAGCGGCAGTCGGGGCGGAGGCGGtaggggcggaggcggcagtcgtGGCACCGGCCACGTCGGTGGGCGCACTGGCAGCGGGGCTGGCATTCCGAGTGGCAAGGGCAGTGGCACTGGCGGTAGCGGTGGCTCTGGTTCTGGGTCCAACCGGGGCAAGCCATACACCAAAGAcgagagcattgccgtggcgaaggCTTGGGATGCTATCACTTTGGACCCCGTGGTGGGCACAGATCAGGCCgtggggagcttttggaggcgcgtcatgtTTGCATACGAGGAGTTCAAACCCGACGGCGCCGAGAGGCGCGACCCATAA
- the LOC121791634 gene encoding floricaula protein-like, with product MDPDGFSASMFKWGGLTPPPPPPPPRELGGLEELFQAYGIRYFTAAKIAELGFTVNTLLDMRDEELDDMMNSLCQIFRWDLLVGERYGIRAAVRAERRRHLLSADASHVLDALSQEGLSEEKEAAGSGVWEMVVAKQRRRSRMESMDEDDADETGDDGGNERQREHPFIVTEPGEVARGKKNGLDYLFHLYEQCRDFLIQVQNIAKDGGEKCPTKVTNQVFRYAKKAGANYINKPKMRHYVHCYALHCLDEETSNALRRAFKERGENVGAWRQACYKPLVAVAARQGWDIDAIFNAHPRLSIWYVPTKLRQLCHAERSSAAASSSITAAGVDHLPF from the exons ATGGACCCTGATGGTTTCTCGGCGAGTATGTTCAAGTGGGGCGGTCTcacccctcctcctcctcctcctcctccgcggGAGCTGGGCGGGTTGGAGGAGCTTTTCCAAGCGTACGGGATACGCTATTTCACAGCTGCTAAGATAGCCGAGCTTGGTTTCACCGTCAACACTCTCTTGGACATGCGAGACGAGGAGCTTGACGACATGATGAACAGCCTCTGCCAAATTTTCCGCTGGGACCTCCTCGTCGGCGAGAGATACGGCATCCGTGCTGCCGTCAGGGCCGAGCGCCGCCGCCACCTCCTCTCCGCCGACGCGTCCCACGTTCTCGACGCGCTTTCCCAAGAAG GTTTATCGGAGGAGAAGGAGGCGGCAGGGAGCGGAGTGTGGGAGATGGTGGTGGCGAAGCAGAGGCGGAGGTCGAGGATGGAGTCGATGGATGAGGACGACGCGGATGAGACCGGGGACGATGGAGGGAATGAGCGGCAGAGGGAGCACCCTTTTATCGTGACGGAGCCGGGGGAGGTGGCGCGTGGGAAAAAGAACGGCCTCGATTACTTATTCCATCTGTATGAGCAATGCCGCGATTTCTTGATCCAAGTCCAAAACATAGCCAAGGACGGAGGAGAAAAGTGTCCCACCAAG GTGACAAATCAAGTGTTCCGGTATGCGAAGAAGGCGGGAGCCAACTACATCAACAAGCCGAAGATGCGGCACTACGTCCACTGCTACGCGCTGCACTGCCTGGACGAGGAGACGTCGAATGCGCTGCGTCGCGCATTCAAGGAGCGCGGGGAGAATGTGGGGGCGTGGAGGCAAGCGTGTTACAAGCCGTTGGTTGCGGTTGCAGCGAGGCAGGGATGGGACATCGACGCAATCTTCAATGCTCATCCTCGCCTCTCCATTTGGTATGTCCCCACCAAGCTCCGCCAGCTCTGCCACGCCGAGAGAAGCAGCGCCGCCGCATCCAGCTCCATCACCGCCGCCGGAGTCGATCATCTCCCCTTCTag